The Pyrenophora tritici-repentis strain M4 chromosome 10, whole genome shotgun sequence genome contains a region encoding:
- a CDS encoding UBN2 multi-domain protein — MAAEKEEWKIPQLTAENHDTWFRRNKVKLKGRKSSILTEAMEELEIAETDKHTKIRVNIEKRDKYLEDEATAIDLLFRSLSEDDQALIDEYDTAFQFWAYLQKKYTQTDATTANIYMTRIQTFTFNPGNTIVGSWEKLKDYRRKLVAADADTNGAYKDSALLLVLIRSLPKEFKTTIDTLNAQLNLTVEQKLKFLEEKEVRDQQDANEKALPAFRKTEKYVPPYRRRNHKNSPLSSDSESGAKFTVQCFLCDGVHGVRDCPRRERARKLLKEYDAKKSSKLLVKTPKQRNSHKRTGKAYGAEEVNSESDELSETSDSEPEEIETCRLSKDIVGKASPSTWAADTGASSHMSDQPSLFRRMIKIKRRVVRVGGENYMRTGKEKLKWCVRMDRRHGCQKYCLYLTLESICYQEEEFAQQA, encoded by the exons atggctgcagagaaggaagaatggaagatcCCCCAGCTCACAGCCgaaaaccacgatacttggtttcgccgaaacaaggtcaagcttaagggaagaaagtcttctat ACTaacggaggctatggaagagttggaaattgctgaaACAGACAAGCATACCaagatccgcgtcaacattgaaaaaagagacaagtacctagaagatgaagccactgcaatcgatctcttgtttcggtcgcttaGCGAGGATGACCAAGCCCTCATTGACGAATACGATACTGCCTTCCAAttctgggcctacctacaaaagaagtacacccaaactgacgccACAACTGCCAACATATACATGACTagaattcaaacgttcacattTAATCCCGGGAACACGattgttggatcatgggaGAAGCTAAAGGACTACCGACGTAAACTTGTAGCAGCAGACGCCgacaccaacggagcttacaaggactctgcactactactcgttcttatCAGATCACTTCCGAAAGAATTCaagactacgattgacaccttaaacgcccaacttaacctcacggttgaacagaaacttaagtttctggaagagaaggaggttcgagaccagcaagacgccaACGAAAAAGCTCTTCCAGCATTCCGaaagacggagaagtatgttccgCCTTACAGGCGTCGAAATCATAAGAACTCGccactatcgtctgactccgaatctggtGCCAAATTCACggtccaatgcttcctttgtgatGGAGTccatggcgtacgagactgcccaagacgtgagagagctcgaaagctccttaaggaatacgacgctaagaaatcatctaagcTGCTCGTTAAGACACCTAAGCAAAGGAATTCCCACAAAAGgactggcaaagcatatggagccgaagaagtcaattcagagtcagatgaattatctgagacctcagactccgaacccgaggaaattgagacatgccgtctctcaaaagacatcgtcggtaaggcctctccatctacctgggctgccgacactggcgcaTCCTCTcacatgtctgaccaaccctcattATTTAGACGAATGATTAAGATCAAACGAAGAGTCgttcgggttggaggggagaattatatgcggactggaaaggagaagctcaagtggtgtgtaaggatggatcgtcgacatggctgtcagaagtactgcttgtacctaaccttggagtcaatttgttatcaggaagaagaatttgcgcagcaagcctga